From Dermochelys coriacea isolate rDerCor1 chromosome 9, rDerCor1.pri.v4, whole genome shotgun sequence, one genomic window encodes:
- the IRS4 gene encoding insulin receptor substrate 4 encodes MASGMNGPGGGGGSTAVRGAEAELGSRSVGGGVAPCHGAGVPRTATTAEEQQELGESGPYPPTQPHHLLLLLKRSPSASLCLVQEEEVPAAAAPTGRGALSGGRGGQPAAPARGAPLPAAPSVAPAGDDVRKCGYLRKQKHGHKRYFVLRAESHLASARLEYYDSEKKFKSSLRAAAAASGSAILCCPPPKRVIPLYQCFTVSRRADAKHKYIIALYTKDEYFAMLAENEVEQEAWYQAISELMNQSKRGFLEQEDQTDQQMDEDDEHYGAALRPGTIYKEVWQVNVKPKGLGQTKNLTGVYRLCLSSKAIYLVKLNSEVPAVHLQLMNIRRCGHSENFFFIEVGRSASIGPGELWMQVDDSVVAQNMHETFLETMKALKAFTEFRPRSKSQSSGGGSGTNPISFITTRRHLGNLPPSQTGLQRRSRTECVTGGTPPTTKSSSSYRFRTSSEGEGTMTRPFRSVTGSLIHLNTARMNLGRQEGSGRYVRAAFTSSYHTRSASLPVSHFPSTTSPISVSSSSGHGSASDTLTRPSSSSVCGSPSDGGFISSDEYGSSPGDFRYFRVRSNTPDSLGNTPPIREENCLSEYMSMNKQQTDDSSRDDYMEAEKCFRKRTYSLTKPTSATVQQKTTQTTASLDEDSAGRHRQLPCSESPKLKENYEPDYSDATLDSVCNQSRSKARDDGYMPMMPGVASSLTNNNDYLPMTPKSVSVPKQISNSWSSSQVDSRGYMMMFPRASSSPVRSPLAGFISKGGNEKVTNEYMDMSPGNSAVPKQPSDSNCVHINPVSKGISSYFSLPRSFKTLSGQNGDHNEYVPMSSPGKLLYGEHENVKCVNSEPLANGISKSSVVKVSDEGLAQNRATRPTRLPLGTRGSNTIPRMYDRTAPPEPASPGEYINIDFSEKASNTPYSLSAEGSPSSLGSSSDHRQSPLSDYMSVDLDVQSPKVAKELSNSLTDISIYASSSIPRNQPNDYARLSFDTACVSSTSSRADDYTEMTFNMATTPLGPFTAESSNGIKIDSPSSIVNRLCVVDRYSGSGSFSVPSSDPPMGPKVIRADPQGRRRHSSETFSSAGAVTTSSSFFTDSSKRHSSASFDNVWLKPDENISDGHESKMSRDTSTGFQNGLNYIALNLRDDSMNCEASTNTPTCHLQNGTSNLDSGAYVSIDFTRSDDLKCNSARKD; translated from the exons ATGGCGAGTGGGATGAATGGCCCGGGCGGAGGAGGTGGCAGCACCGCGGTCAGGGGCGCCGAGGcggagctgggcagccggagcgTTGGAGGAGGGGTCGCTCCCTGCCACGGGGCTGGAGTGCCTAGGACTGCTACTACGGCtgaggagcagcaggagctgggcgAGAGCGGCCCCTACCCGCCCACTCAGCCccaccacctgctgctgctgctgaaaagaTCGCCCAGCGCCTCCTTGTGcctggtgcaggaggaggaggtgcccGCTGCTGCGGCTCCCACAGGGCGAGGAGCCCTCTCTGGTGGGCGAGGTGGCCAGCCAGCCGCCCCAGCACGAGGAGctcctctgccagctgctccctcCGTGGCTCCTGCGGGGGATGATGTGAGGAAATGTGGCTACTTGAGGAAGCAGAAGCATGGCCACAAGCGCTACTTTGTGTTGCGGGCCGAGAGCCACCTGGCCTCAGCGAGGCTTGAATACTATGACAGTGAGAAGAAGTTCAAGAGCAGCCtgagggcagcagcagctgctagtGGGTCTGCCATCCTCTGCTGCCCCCCTCCCAAGCGAGTGATCCCCCTGTATCAGTGCTTCACAGTCAGCCGGAGGGCAGATGCCAAGCATAAGTACATCATTGCCCTTTATACCAAGGATGAATACTTTGCCATGTTGGCTGAGAATGAGGTGGAGCAGGAGGCCTGGTACCAGGCCATCAGTGAGCTCATGAACCAGAGCAAGAGGGGGTTCTTAGAACAGGAGGACCAGACAGATCAGCAGATGGATGAAGATGATGAGCATTATGGAGCTGCACTTAGACCAGGCACCATATACAAGGAGGTGTGGCAGGTTAATGTGAAGCCCAAGGGACTGGGGCAGACAAAGAACCTGACTGGGGTGTACAGGTTGTGCCTATCTAGCAAGGCTATCTACCTAGTCAAGCTGAATTCAGAGGTACCTGCTGTCCACTTGCAGCTAATGAACATCCGCCGCTGTGGGCACTCGGAGAACTTCTTCTTTATTGAGGTGGGCAGATCTGCTTCTATTGGGCCTGGTGAACTGTGGATGCAAGTGGATGATTCAGTAGTTGCCCAGAATATGCATGAGACCTTCCTAGAGACCATGAAAGCTCTTAAGGCCTTCACAGAATTCAGGCCCCGCAGCAAGAGCCAGTCATCTGGTGGTGGCAGTGGTACCAATCCTATCTCCTTTATCACCACTAGGAGGCATCTGGGCAACCTGCCTCCTAGCCAGACTGGCTTGCAGAGAAGATCCAGAACTGAGTGTGTTACTGGGGGGACTCCGCCCACCACCAAGAGTAGCAGTTCATACCGCTTCAGAACATCTAGTGAAGGGGAAGGGACAATGACCAGACCTTTCAGATCAGTGACTGGAAGTCTGATCCATTTGAACACTGCAAGGATGAACTTGGGCCGGCAAGAAGGGAGTGGAAGGTATGTCAGAGCAGCTTTCACCTCTTCTTATCATACCAGGTCTGCCTCCCTGCCAGTGTCTCATTTCCCCTCCACCACCAGCCCCATTAGTGTTTCTTCCAGTAGTGGCCATGGCTCTGCCTCAGACACGCTAACCAGGCCTTCCAGTTCATCTGTCTGTGGGTCCCCAAGTGATGGGGGCTTTATTTCTTCTGATGAATATGGCTCTAGCCCTGGGGATTTCAGGTACTTTCGTGTCAGAAGTAATACTCCAGATTCCTTGGGAAACACACCACCTATCAGAGAAGAGAATTGTTTAAGTGAATACATGTCCATGAATAAACAGCAAACAGATGATAGCTCAAGGGATGATTATATGGAAGCTGAAAAATGCTTCAGAAAAAGAACTTATTCTCTGACTAAACCAACTTCTGCAACAGTGCAGCAGAAAACAACACAAACCACGGCTTCTTTAGATGAAGATTCTGCAGGAAGGCACAGACAGTTACCTTGTTCAGAATCaccaaaattaaaagaaaactatgAACCTGACTACAGTGATGCTACCCTTGATTCTGTATGTAACCAAAGCAGAAGTAAAGCCAGGGATGATGGATACATGCCAATGATGCCAGGAGTTGCATCTTCACTCACAAACAACAATGATTATTTGCCAATGACTCCTAAAAGTGTGTCTGTCCCAAAACAGATTAGTAATTCTTGGTCGTCATCTCAGGTGGACTCCAGAGGATATATGATGATGTTTCCCAGGGCTAGTTCTTCACCTGTACGAAGTCCATTGGCTGGATTTATTTCTAAAGGGGGTAATGAAAAGGTGACAAATGAGTATATGGATATGTCACCTGGTAATTCAGCAGTTCCAAAACAGCCCAGTGATTCAAATTGTGTTCATATCAACCCTGTTTCCAAAGGCATCAGTTCATATTTCTCTCTGCCACGAAGCTTTAAGACGTTATCAGGACAAAATGGAGATCATAATGAATATGTTCCAATGTCCTCACCTGGAAAACTGTTATATGGTGAACATGAAAATGTCAAATGTGTCAACAGTGAACCGTTAGCTAATGGCATTTCTAAATCATCAGTTGTGAAAGTGTCAGATGAAGGCCTTGCACAGAACAGGGCTACCAGGCCTACAAGACTTCCCCTAGGTACAAGAGGAAGTAATACTATACCAAGAATGTATGATCGAACAGCTCCACCTGAGCCTGCTAGCCCCGGTGAATAcataaatattgatttcagtgaaaaagCAAGTAATACACCATATTCTTTATCTGCAGAAGGATCTCCATCATCTCTAGGATCGAGTAGTGACCACAGACAGTCACCACTTTCTGATTACATGAGTGTTGACCTTGATGTGCAGTCACCAAAAGTAGCAAAGGAACTGTCAAATTCTTTAACAGATATTTCAATTTATGCAAGTTCCAGTATCCCCAGAAACCAGCCAAATGATTATGCTAGACTTTCATTTGATACTGCTTGTGTTAGCAGTACAAGTAGTAGGGCTGATGATTACACAGAGATGACTTTCAACATGGCAACGACACCACTTGGGCCTTTTACCGCAGAATCCAGCAATGGTATAAAGATTGATAGTCCTTCTTCCATTGTAAATCGACTGTGCGTTGTTGACAGATATTCAGGTAGCGGTAGCTtctctgttcctagctctgatCCTCCCATGGGACCTAAGGTGATTCGAGCTGACCCACAAGGCCGAAGAAGGCATAGTTCTGAAACATTCTCTTCTGCTGGGGCTGTGACtacttcctcttctttctttacGGATAGTAGCAAAAGACACAGCTCTGCCTCATTTGACAATGTTTGGTTGAAACCTGACGAAAACATTTCTGATGGTCACGAAAGCAAGATGTCCAGGGATACTTCAACTGGATTTCAGAATGGCTTAAACTACATAGCTTTGAATTTACGtgatgattctatgaactgtgaGGCAAGCACTAATACACCAACTTGCCATCTCCAAAATGGTACTTCGAATTTGGACAGTGGAGCTTATGTAAGCATAGATTTCACCAGATCTGATGATTTGAAGTGTAACTCTGCAAGAAAAg ACTGA